Proteins encoded in a region of the Gemmatimonadota bacterium genome:
- a CDS encoding serine/threonine-protein phosphatase has protein sequence MAEATPPPRKPFDDELDVAGVTHVGKVRPTNEDHFLLGSLHKHLDILSTSLPQAHHFPGTDERLAFLAMIADGVGGRSAGEEASRVTLESVTRYVSKSLQCYYSADAHADDFVDLLQDAVMRSHEELLARAAADRDLQGMATTLTLWLGVWPWTFLIQVGDSRYYQYRRGVLTQVTRDQTMAQELVDQGVMTRSVAFASRWANVLSSAIGGQQTAPVVTRIASDWENIHLLCSDGLTKHVSDDRIAECLRTMTSSKQACDTLLQEALDGGGTDNVTIIVGRAVPRPSLEAA, from the coding sequence ATGGCCGAGGCCACCCCCCCGCCACGCAAGCCATTCGACGACGAACTCGACGTCGCGGGCGTGACCCATGTCGGCAAGGTGCGACCGACCAACGAGGACCACTTCCTCCTCGGCTCGTTGCACAAGCATCTCGACATCCTCTCCACGTCGTTGCCGCAGGCGCATCATTTCCCCGGGACCGACGAGCGACTTGCCTTCCTTGCGATGATCGCCGACGGAGTCGGCGGCCGGTCGGCCGGGGAGGAAGCCAGTCGCGTGACCCTCGAGTCCGTGACGCGCTACGTCTCGAAGAGCCTGCAGTGCTACTACTCCGCCGATGCGCACGCCGACGACTTTGTCGACCTGTTGCAGGACGCGGTGATGCGCAGCCATGAGGAGTTGCTGGCACGCGCCGCCGCCGATCGCGACCTGCAGGGGATGGCCACCACGCTGACGCTCTGGCTCGGTGTCTGGCCGTGGACCTTCCTGATCCAGGTCGGTGATTCGCGCTACTACCAGTATCGTCGCGGTGTCCTGACCCAGGTGACGCGCGACCAGACGATGGCGCAGGAGCTGGTGGACCAGGGCGTGATGACCCGCTCGGTCGCGTTTGCGTCGCGGTGGGCCAACGTGCTGTCGAGCGCCATCGGCGGCCAGCAAACCGCACCGGTCGTCACGCGCATCGCCTCGGATTGGGAGAACATCCACCTCCTCTGCAGCGATGGCCTCACCAAGCACGTCAGCGACGACCGCATCGCCGAGTGCCTGCGCACCATGACCTCCTCCAAGCAGGCGTGCGACACCCTGTTGCAGGAGGCCCTCGATGGCGGCGGTACCGACAACGTCACCATCATCGTCGGCCGGGCGGTGCCCCGCCCCTCCCTGGAGGCTGCATGA
- a CDS encoding multicopper oxidase domain-containing protein, producing the protein MKVPAFALVLAATVVVASPPMADEVPRVVANDNRVPGGNLVRDTLHIALVLQRAEWYPEAENGPHVTVEAFGEAGKAPRIPAPLIRVREGTVIRATVRNALPDSTASLIGLGTHPVATTDTVKVKPGDSTVVTFLAGAPGTYLYRAVIGNDPDTREAEHETAGGALVVDPVGGSPPDRIFVMNITFQEIDSTRVKEALAINGKSWPHTERLTMSVGDSLRWRVVNGTSRGHPMHMHGFYFRTTAIGTGLASTAIPSDQQALEVTDSYRKWSTRDVVWSPDRAGNWLFHCHITFHVVPEARLDYGPTDEHQTHSTDPMAHMAGLVLGMTVAPSRATPPAPTRVRKLALYVDQGGPRGRAPSTFSYILKNGPKAPAADSMQRIGSTLFLTRGERSDITVHNRSKQAGGIHWHGIELESWSDGVVGWSSKGAAMAPPIVPGGTFTAHLLTPRAGTFMYHTHMNDVEQVTGGAVGAIVVLEPGQRFDPSRDHIFLAHWNGVDYDSNDLPNLLINGDSLSDTPRTLALGVTHRIRIINIGPAGIVQFTMRQDTTTSSWRALAKDGADLPVVRRTARPALVRVDAGETYDFEFTPTVAGRYSLEAAFKPPARWRQQFIVR; encoded by the coding sequence ATGAAAGTGCCGGCGTTCGCGCTCGTCCTCGCGGCCACCGTCGTCGTCGCATCGCCCCCGATGGCCGACGAGGTGCCGCGAGTGGTCGCCAACGACAATCGCGTCCCGGGCGGCAACCTGGTCCGCGACACGCTGCACATCGCGCTGGTGCTGCAGCGTGCCGAGTGGTATCCGGAGGCGGAGAACGGCCCGCACGTGACGGTCGAAGCGTTCGGAGAGGCGGGCAAGGCACCGAGGATCCCTGCGCCACTCATCCGGGTGCGCGAAGGGACCGTGATTCGGGCCACAGTGCGGAACGCGTTGCCCGATTCGACCGCTTCCCTGATCGGGCTCGGCACGCACCCCGTTGCGACGACCGACACCGTGAAGGTGAAGCCGGGTGACTCCACCGTGGTCACCTTCCTGGCTGGTGCGCCGGGGACCTATCTCTACCGCGCCGTGATCGGCAACGACCCCGACACGCGCGAGGCGGAGCATGAGACCGCGGGCGGCGCCCTGGTCGTGGACCCGGTCGGGGGCTCGCCCCCCGACCGGATCTTCGTGATGAACATCACCTTTCAGGAGATCGACAGCACGCGGGTGAAGGAGGCGCTGGCGATCAACGGCAAGTCGTGGCCCCACACCGAGCGACTGACAATGTCGGTGGGCGACTCACTGCGGTGGCGCGTGGTCAACGGCACGTCCCGCGGGCACCCGATGCACATGCACGGCTTCTATTTCCGGACGACGGCCATCGGCACCGGTCTGGCCAGTACGGCGATTCCGTCCGATCAGCAGGCGCTTGAAGTGACCGACTCCTACCGCAAGTGGAGCACCCGCGACGTCGTCTGGTCGCCGGACCGGGCGGGCAACTGGCTCTTCCATTGCCACATCACCTTTCACGTCGTTCCGGAGGCGCGCCTCGATTACGGTCCCACCGACGAACATCAGACGCACTCCACCGATCCGATGGCGCACATGGCGGGACTCGTGCTCGGGATGACCGTCGCCCCGAGTCGCGCGACGCCACCGGCCCCGACCCGCGTGCGCAAGCTGGCACTCTACGTCGATCAGGGCGGCCCGCGCGGTCGCGCCCCGTCGACCTTCAGCTACATCCTGAAGAACGGCCCCAAGGCACCGGCCGCGGACTCGATGCAGCGGATCGGCTCGACGCTCTTCCTGACCAGGGGAGAACGCTCCGACATCACGGTCCACAATCGCTCGAAGCAGGCGGGCGGCATCCACTGGCACGGGATCGAGCTGGAGAGCTGGTCCGACGGCGTGGTCGGATGGAGCAGCAAGGGCGCCGCGATGGCCCCGCCGATCGTGCCGGGTGGCACCTTCACCGCGCACTTGCTGACGCCGCGGGCTGGCACGTTCATGTACCACACCCACATGAACGATGTCGAGCAGGTCACCGGCGGCGCCGTCGGCGCGATCGTCGTCCTCGAGCCGGGGCAGCGTTTCGACCCGAGCCGCGACCACATCTTCCTCGCGCACTGGAACGGGGTCGACTACGACTCCAACGATCTGCCGAACCTGCTCATCAACGGCGACTCGCTTTCCGATACGCCCCGGACGCTGGCGCTCGGCGTGACCCACCGCATCCGGATCATCAACATCGGACCGGCGGGGATCGTCCAGTTCACGATGCGCCAGGACACCACCACCAGCAGTTGGCGCGCGCTCGCGAAGGACGGCGCCGACCTGCCGGTCGTGAGGCGCACGGCGCGGCCAGCGCTGGTGCGAGTCGATGCCGGCGAGACCTACGACTTCGAGTTCACCCCGACCGTCGCCGGCCGCTACAGCCTCGAAGCGGCATTCAAGCCGCCGGCGCGGTGGCGACAGCAGTTCATCGTGCGCTGA
- a CDS encoding ImmA/IrrE family metallo-endopeptidase: protein MPISPEILGQRLRSAREAVGLTQESSAAALELSRPAISELEAGRRRVSSLELARLAQLYGREATELLAPAFSEADPLRALFRAQPSLELNDELRQILLAWRHRARALTDLEAKLELPRRLCTAGQYPGNALSSRWDAIQQGERLAEEERARLGLGRAPAPELPMLLESQGVRTALVPLPDDISGLTLQERAQDLMILVNAGHATTRHRFSFAHEYAHVLIDRERGSIVSRAGDRDELIEMRANSFAAGFLMPPDGVIEFVRELGKGRGSRDSAMVFDESLGSPLRVEGRAAPGSQDLQTYDAELAARYFGVSRIAMIYRFKTLGLIKQPHLEALRAAEELRWQVEIEQEKQQPRASSSDLTAFQQRFRTTALEAYRREIISRGKLVELGHLIELREVAMAALLADAASMDQEADS, encoded by the coding sequence ATGCCGATTAGCCCAGAAATCCTCGGACAGCGCCTTCGCTCCGCCAGAGAGGCGGTGGGATTGACTCAGGAGTCGAGCGCCGCCGCCCTAGAGCTATCGCGCCCGGCGATCTCGGAGCTGGAGGCGGGGCGACGTCGTGTGTCCTCCCTGGAGCTCGCCCGGTTGGCCCAGCTGTATGGACGGGAGGCGACTGAGTTGCTTGCGCCGGCATTCTCTGAGGCCGACCCGCTCCGAGCACTGTTCCGGGCGCAGCCGTCGCTCGAGCTGAACGATGAGCTCCGTCAAATCCTTCTCGCGTGGCGCCACCGGGCGCGGGCCCTCACCGACCTCGAAGCAAAGCTCGAGCTCCCGCGTCGACTCTGCACCGCCGGTCAGTACCCCGGCAACGCGCTGTCGTCCCGTTGGGATGCGATTCAGCAGGGTGAGCGCCTTGCAGAGGAGGAGCGGGCCCGATTGGGATTGGGCCGCGCCCCAGCACCGGAGCTCCCGATGCTGCTTGAATCGCAGGGAGTCCGCACTGCTCTCGTACCCCTCCCCGATGACATCTCCGGATTGACGCTGCAGGAACGGGCTCAGGACCTGATGATCCTGGTGAACGCGGGCCACGCAACGACGCGACACCGCTTCTCGTTCGCGCATGAGTACGCCCACGTACTGATCGACCGGGAGCGTGGCAGCATCGTGAGTCGCGCGGGCGATCGCGACGAGTTGATCGAGATGCGGGCGAACTCCTTCGCTGCCGGATTCCTGATGCCTCCGGACGGCGTGATCGAATTCGTCCGTGAGCTTGGCAAGGGGCGGGGCAGTCGCGACTCCGCCATGGTGTTTGACGAATCACTGGGGTCGCCCCTCCGGGTCGAAGGGCGCGCCGCCCCAGGAAGTCAGGACCTGCAGACCTATGATGCCGAGCTTGCGGCCCGGTACTTCGGCGTGAGCAGGATCGCCATGATCTATCGTTTCAAGACGTTGGGTCTCATCAAGCAACCGCATCTTGAGGCGCTCCGTGCGGCAGAGGAACTACGCTGGCAGGTAGAGATCGAGCAGGAGAAGCAGCAGCCACGGGCCAGCTCCAGCGACCTGACGGCCTTCCAACAGCGATTCAGGACGACGGCGCTTGAAGCGTATCGGCGCGAGATCATCTCTCGCGGCAAGCTGGTGGAGCTGGGCCACTTGATCGAACTGCGAGAGGTCGCGATGGCTGCACTGCTCGCGGACGCGGCATCGATGGACCAGGAAGCGGACAGCTAG
- a CDS encoding lecithin retinol acyltransferase family protein — protein sequence MIHMVSPHVRAEWLSTTGHWDMFEPITDVPGAVARLQQALGLPCYDLVFNNCEHFARYVATGVRESRQVKEVLTLAGVVGIVAFAMTRKAA from the coding sequence ATGATACACATGGTGTCGCCCCACGTGCGTGCGGAATGGCTCTCTACGACCGGACACTGGGACATGTTCGAGCCAATTACCGACGTCCCGGGTGCCGTGGCCAGGCTCCAACAGGCACTTGGCCTTCCTTGCTATGACCTCGTGTTCAACAACTGTGAACATTTTGCGAGGTACGTGGCAACCGGGGTCCGGGAAAGCAGGCAAGTCAAGGAAGTCCTGACGCTCGCTGGGGTGGTTGGCATCGTGGCATTCGCGATGACGAGGAAGGCAGCGTGA
- a CDS encoding TIGR02391 family protein, giving the protein MATKEPMFATAIVEALAKVVGDAGSGSDINRILKGRGIDDNSGESTKWKRLYWVFSHLQRRDGCANGILGFIAAILAPARFAGKSSEFEVHRTELNGVLVLAGFHYGADGTFHRVKQAATLDEAEARVRTIRAKFKGRMIHPEVLKYCRVELMHDNYFHAVFEAAKGLAQRIREVSRAPGDGAGLVDQVFSVDRPMLAFNSLQTETERSEHKGFAALLKGTFAAVRNPLAHEPKILWQGEEDAADWLSLISLLHRKLDGCVRVR; this is encoded by the coding sequence ATGGCGACAAAGGAGCCGATGTTCGCTACCGCGATCGTGGAGGCGTTGGCCAAGGTGGTTGGCGATGCAGGATCCGGCTCGGACATCAACCGCATCCTCAAGGGTAGGGGCATCGACGACAACTCCGGAGAATCCACCAAGTGGAAGCGGCTCTACTGGGTGTTCTCGCATCTCCAGCGACGAGATGGCTGCGCCAACGGGATTCTCGGCTTCATTGCGGCGATTCTGGCACCGGCGCGGTTCGCCGGGAAGTCGTCCGAATTCGAGGTTCATCGAACCGAGCTGAATGGGGTTCTGGTGCTGGCCGGCTTCCATTACGGAGCCGACGGCACCTTCCATCGGGTGAAGCAGGCAGCAACCCTCGATGAGGCCGAGGCGCGAGTTCGGACGATCCGCGCCAAGTTCAAGGGCAGGATGATTCACCCCGAGGTCCTAAAGTACTGCCGAGTGGAGTTGATGCACGACAATTACTTCCACGCCGTGTTTGAGGCGGCGAAGGGGCTTGCGCAACGGATTCGGGAGGTGTCACGAGCGCCGGGTGATGGTGCGGGCCTGGTCGATCAGGTCTTCTCGGTCGACCGGCCGATGCTTGCCTTCAATTCCCTTCAGACCGAGACCGAGCGGTCTGAGCACAAAGGGTTCGCGGCACTGTTGAAGGGAACGTTCGCCGCGGTGCGGAATCCGCTCGCACACGAGCCCAAGATCCTCTGGCAGGGAGAGGAAGACGCTGCCGACTGGCTGTCGCTCATCTCGCTGCTGCACCGGAAGTTGGATGGTTGTGTGCGGGTCCGATAG
- a CDS encoding restriction endonuclease subunit S, producing MRLEELCVIQSGGTPRRGNASYYGSGIPWAKISDLNADDGLVRVTEESITPEGLASIGGRLVPAGTVLLAMYGSVGKTAVSVVPMSLNQAILGIQVKLPEQLDKGYLLHWLQSIQEQLLLSANGVTQQNISATAVRALRIPLPPIAEQRRIAELLDRADAVRRKREESRRLVDELLRSVFLEMFGEHVLPGCSSQFPPGWRLRAVQELAAAIPHAIAGGPFGSSLTSADYVTAPGVPVIRGSNLRLGSDAFVENDFVYVSAEKAVSLRRNLARPGDVIVTQRGTLGQVGRIPNGAAYTEYVVSQSQMKVTLDPGSMDAVYFAQYLLSPAGVAELASRTLATGVPHINLNLLKTFPIVVPPLEMQRQFRLVVAGIRTSAERIRNADAEARNLAAALSAQLLPADK from the coding sequence ATGAGACTCGAAGAGCTATGCGTGATCCAAAGTGGTGGCACGCCGCGAAGGGGGAATGCGAGTTACTATGGCAGTGGTATCCCGTGGGCAAAGATCTCCGATCTGAACGCGGACGATGGCCTAGTGCGCGTCACTGAAGAGTCGATCACGCCGGAGGGTCTGGCGTCGATCGGGGGCCGTCTCGTGCCGGCGGGCACAGTGCTTCTGGCAATGTACGGATCGGTTGGCAAGACAGCGGTAAGTGTTGTGCCAATGTCGCTGAATCAAGCGATTCTTGGCATTCAGGTGAAACTCCCGGAGCAACTCGACAAGGGATACCTGCTACATTGGCTTCAAAGCATTCAGGAACAATTGCTCCTAAGTGCGAACGGAGTAACACAGCAGAACATTTCGGCGACCGCCGTTCGTGCTTTGCGAATTCCCCTCCCCCCCATCGCCGAGCAGCGTCGAATCGCGGAACTGCTCGACCGGGCGGACGCCGTCCGGCGCAAGCGCGAGGAGAGCCGCCGGCTGGTCGACGAGTTGTTGCGGTCGGTTTTCCTGGAGATGTTCGGAGAACACGTATTACCCGGTTGCTCAAGCCAGTTTCCCCCCGGCTGGAGACTTCGGGCTGTTCAGGAACTCGCTGCAGCTATCCCTCATGCAATTGCCGGTGGGCCATTTGGGTCCAGCCTTACAAGCGCTGACTATGTCACAGCTCCGGGCGTTCCGGTAATCAGAGGTTCGAACCTGAGGCTCGGTTCGGATGCTTTCGTGGAGAATGACTTCGTTTACGTCTCTGCCGAGAAGGCTGTGTCGCTCAGGCGCAATCTGGCGCGACCAGGAGACGTCATTGTCACGCAGCGCGGAACGCTCGGTCAGGTTGGACGCATTCCGAACGGTGCTGCCTACACGGAGTACGTGGTCTCTCAGAGCCAGATGAAGGTCACCCTCGATCCGGGGTCAATGGACGCTGTCTACTTCGCGCAATACCTGCTCTCGCCTGCCGGGGTTGCCGAACTTGCGAGTCGCACATTGGCAACAGGTGTTCCGCACATCAATTTGAACCTTCTCAAGACCTTCCCGATCGTTGTGCCACCACTAGAGATGCAGCGCCAATTCCGTCTAGTAGTAGCGGGTATCAGGACCTCTGCTGAGAGGATTCGAAATGCCGATGCGGAGGCGCGAAATCTTGCGGCCGCGCTTTCCGCGCAACTCCTTCCTGCTGACAAGTGA
- a CDS encoding SAM-dependent DNA methyltransferase yields MLTQALRSKVKALWNHFWSGGIANPLSAIEQISYLLFMRRLDALDEKRRGDAAFTGQPFTSLFAGQYENRRRETRDAEELRWSRFRHLPAEEMLEHVRDNVFPFIKGIEGEEGNFAQYMQDAVFIIPKASLLVEAVAIIDELFAELERERQEGGQNFQDLQGDLYEFLLSEIASAGKNGQFRTPRHIIQMIVSLVDPRLGNSICDPACGTGGFLLGAYQHLLTQFTSAEHRYVGEDGIERGSLGDQLTNPKQWEVLRESTFYGRDFDTTMVRIGLMNLMLHGIDRPDLAYMDTLSKRYKERDRYDVVLANPPFKGSIDKGDIHEELRLKTTKTELLFVNRIVDLLAVGGRAGVIVPDGVLFGSSNAHKDLRKILVDECELQGIVKLPSGVFKPYAGVSTAVLIFVKGGRTEHVWYYQMEADGFSLDDKRDKIAENDIPDVIAKWKSRDAGKDTDRTAKAFMVPVELIRENGYDLAINRYREVAYEAVEYEKPAVILERLRELEKEIAADLDAIEGMLK; encoded by the coding sequence ATGCTGACGCAGGCACTTCGTTCCAAGGTTAAGGCACTTTGGAACCACTTCTGGTCGGGTGGGATCGCGAACCCCCTCTCCGCGATCGAACAAATCTCGTATCTGCTCTTCATGCGCCGCCTCGACGCGCTGGACGAGAAGCGGCGCGGCGACGCTGCCTTTACGGGCCAACCGTTCACATCGCTCTTCGCGGGTCAATACGAGAATCGCCGGCGGGAGACGCGCGACGCCGAGGAATTGCGATGGAGCCGCTTTCGGCACTTGCCGGCGGAAGAGATGCTCGAGCACGTGCGCGACAATGTCTTCCCCTTCATCAAAGGGATCGAGGGGGAGGAGGGCAACTTTGCGCAGTACATGCAGGATGCCGTCTTCATCATCCCGAAGGCGTCGTTGTTGGTCGAAGCGGTGGCGATCATCGATGAGCTCTTTGCCGAGCTTGAGAGGGAGCGGCAGGAGGGGGGGCAGAACTTTCAGGACCTGCAGGGCGACCTGTACGAATTCCTCCTGTCGGAAATCGCCTCGGCGGGAAAGAACGGCCAGTTCCGCACCCCGCGCCACATCATCCAGATGATTGTGTCGCTCGTCGATCCGCGCCTTGGCAACTCGATCTGCGACCCGGCGTGCGGTACCGGCGGCTTTCTCCTCGGTGCCTACCAGCACCTCCTGACCCAGTTCACCTCGGCAGAACATCGGTATGTCGGGGAGGATGGGATCGAGCGCGGATCCCTCGGCGATCAGCTCACCAACCCGAAGCAGTGGGAGGTGTTGCGAGAGTCGACGTTCTATGGCCGGGACTTCGACACGACCATGGTGCGCATCGGGCTCATGAACCTGATGCTCCACGGGATCGACCGACCGGACCTGGCGTATATGGACACACTCTCGAAGCGGTACAAGGAGCGCGACCGCTACGATGTGGTGCTCGCCAATCCCCCATTCAAGGGGAGCATCGACAAGGGCGACATCCATGAGGAGCTCCGGCTCAAGACCACCAAGACCGAGCTGCTTTTCGTGAACCGAATCGTTGACCTGCTTGCGGTTGGCGGACGGGCCGGGGTAATCGTCCCCGACGGTGTGCTCTTCGGCTCCAGCAACGCGCACAAGGACCTCCGGAAGATCCTGGTGGACGAGTGCGAGCTGCAGGGCATCGTGAAGCTGCCGTCCGGAGTGTTCAAGCCGTACGCCGGTGTGAGCACGGCGGTGCTGATCTTCGTGAAGGGTGGACGCACCGAACACGTCTGGTACTACCAGATGGAAGCGGATGGCTTCTCGCTCGATGACAAGCGCGACAAGATTGCCGAGAACGACATCCCGGACGTCATCGCAAAGTGGAAGTCACGCGATGCGGGCAAGGATACCGATCGGACGGCCAAGGCGTTCATGGTGCCGGTGGAGTTGATCCGGGAGAATGGGTATGACCTGGCAATCAACCGTTACCGTGAGGTCGCGTACGAAGCGGTGGAGTATGAGAAGCCGGCAGTGATTCTGGAGAGGTTGCGCGAGCTCGAGAAGGAGATCGCGGCGGATCTGGATGCGATTGAGGGGATGTTGAAGTGA
- a CDS encoding Fic family protein, protein MPSLTPAYLDAIRLNPTDASAFAVLGTFRGRQELFRRQTPEVLEGLRNVALVESSESSNRIEGVVAPHDRVEAMVLRNSTPANRSEQEIAGYRDALALIHESGRAMTFSVNLVLQLHSLLYRYQSGRGGQWKATENEIVERDASGRVTRVRFVPPGPVAVPQLMADLTDNHRAARDAGRDPLILIPLVVLDFLSIHPFSDGNGRTGRLLSLMLLYQGDFEVGRFISLERIIEESKETYYEALERSSVGWHEDRHDPLPWMRYFWGVLIAAYKEFEERVGTIRVGRGSKEDVVEQAIARQVTPFSISDILADSPGVSRDWVKLLLRRLRDEGRIELIGRGRGAKWVRVENRG, encoded by the coding sequence CTGCCATCGCTCACCCCGGCGTATCTCGACGCCATCCGTCTCAACCCCACTGATGCCTCGGCGTTTGCCGTCCTGGGCACCTTCCGTGGCCGTCAGGAGTTGTTCCGGCGCCAGACCCCGGAAGTGCTCGAAGGGCTACGGAACGTCGCCCTGGTAGAGTCGAGCGAGTCGTCGAACCGCATTGAGGGCGTCGTTGCTCCACATGATCGGGTGGAGGCAATGGTTCTCCGGAACAGTACGCCCGCGAATCGTTCGGAGCAGGAGATCGCAGGTTACCGCGACGCGCTCGCGCTGATTCACGAGTCGGGAAGGGCGATGACCTTCTCGGTCAATCTGGTCCTGCAACTCCATTCGCTACTCTATCGCTATCAGAGCGGGCGTGGCGGACAGTGGAAGGCCACCGAGAACGAAATTGTTGAGCGCGATGCTTCGGGGAGGGTGACCCGGGTTCGTTTCGTGCCGCCGGGGCCCGTGGCAGTACCGCAGTTGATGGCCGACCTCACGGACAACCACCGGGCGGCACGGGACGCGGGTCGTGATCCCTTGATCCTGATTCCACTGGTCGTCCTCGACTTCCTCTCCATCCACCCCTTCAGCGACGGCAACGGCCGAACCGGTCGATTGCTGTCGCTCATGTTGCTCTACCAGGGCGACTTCGAAGTCGGGCGCTTCATCTCGCTCGAACGAATCATCGAGGAGTCGAAAGAGACCTACTACGAAGCACTGGAACGGAGCTCGGTGGGGTGGCACGAGGACCGCCACGACCCGCTCCCCTGGATGCGCTACTTCTGGGGGGTGCTGATCGCGGCCTACAAGGAATTCGAGGAGCGCGTTGGCACGATCCGGGTCGGTCGTGGATCGAAGGAAGACGTGGTGGAGCAAGCGATCGCACGGCAAGTCACTCCGTTCAGCATCTCCGACATCCTGGCGGATAGCCCAGGGGTGAGCCGGGACTGGGTCAAGCTGTTGCTTCGGCGACTGCGCGACGAGGGAAGGATCGAATTGATTGGCAGGGGCCGAGGGGCCAAGTGGGTACGAGTTGAGAACCGAGGTTGA
- the dnaK gene encoding molecular chaperone DnaK encodes MASKIIGIDLGTTNSVVSVMEGGDPVVIPNAEGGRTTPSVVAFTKDGERLVGQVAKRQAVTNPKQTIFSIKRFMGRRAAEVKEEASRVPYPVNDGANGLAAVEIQGKKYTPAEISAMILQKMKQTAEDYLGHSVDKAVITVPAYFNDAQRQATKDAGKIAGLEVLRIINEPTAAALAYGLEKKKDEKIAVFDLGGGTYDISVLELAEGVFEVKSTNGDTHLGGDDFDQRLIDWLVAEFKKDQAIDLSKDPMALQRLKEAAEKAKMELSSTTQTDINLPFITADASGPKHLNLPLTRAKFEQLVDDLVQRCIPPMEMALKDAGLKPGEIDEIILVGGSTRIPKIQEVVKAFFGKEPNRSVNPDEVVAIGAAIQGGVLGGEVKDVLLLDVTPLSLGIETLGGVMTVLIPRNTTIPTKKSETFSTADDNQTTVEIHVLQGERQMAQDNRTIGKFQLTGIPPAPRGMPQVEVTFDIDANGILHVSAKDKASGKEQKIRIEASSGLSDADIDKMVKQAEANAKEDQERRDAIEARNQLDGLVYKVEKDSKEWVDRLAADVKERLDKAVEAGKEALRTGEPEKIKSALDELNVAYSAAGASLYQNAPSGEAEAPAGGESQGGAPKDDAVEADYEIVDDAPKA; translated from the coding sequence ATGGCCTCGAAGATCATCGGGATCGACCTTGGAACCACCAACTCGGTGGTTTCCGTGATGGAAGGCGGCGATCCCGTCGTCATCCCCAACGCCGAGGGGGGTCGCACCACCCCGTCGGTCGTCGCCTTCACCAAGGACGGTGAACGGCTCGTCGGTCAGGTCGCCAAGCGGCAGGCCGTCACCAACCCCAAGCAGACCATCTTCTCGATCAAGCGCTTCATGGGCCGTCGGGCCGCCGAGGTGAAGGAAGAGGCCTCGCGCGTGCCGTACCCCGTCAATGACGGCGCCAACGGCCTCGCCGCCGTCGAGATCCAGGGGAAGAAGTACACCCCGGCCGAAATCTCGGCGATGATCCTCCAGAAGATGAAGCAGACCGCCGAGGACTACCTCGGCCACAGCGTCGACAAGGCGGTCATCACCGTCCCGGCGTACTTCAACGACGCGCAGCGGCAGGCCACCAAGGATGCCGGCAAGATCGCCGGCCTCGAGGTGCTCCGCATCATCAACGAGCCGACCGCGGCCGCGCTCGCCTACGGCCTCGAGAAGAAGAAGGACGAGAAGATCGCCGTCTTCGACCTCGGCGGCGGCACGTACGACATCTCCGTCCTCGAGCTGGCCGAGGGTGTCTTCGAGGTGAAGAGCACCAACGGCGACACGCACCTTGGCGGTGACGACTTCGACCAGCGGCTGATCGACTGGCTCGTCGCGGAGTTCAAGAAGGATCAGGCGATCGACCTCTCGAAGGATCCGATGGCGCTCCAGCGCCTCAAGGAAGCCGCCGAGAAGGCGAAGATGGAGCTGTCGAGCACCACGCAGACCGACATCAACCTGCCGTTCATCACGGCCGATGCCTCGGGCCCGAAGCACCTGAATCTGCCGCTCACCCGCGCCAAGTTCGAGCAGCTGGTGGATGACTTGGTGCAGCGCTGCATCCCGCCGATGGAGATGGCGCTGAAGGATGCCGGCCTCAAGCCGGGCGAGATCGACGAGATCATCCTCGTCGGCGGCTCGACCCGCATCCCGAAGATCCAGGAGGTCGTGAAGGCCTTCTTCGGCAAGGAGCCGAATCGCTCGGTCAACCCCGACGAAGTCGTGGCGATCGGCGCGGCGATTCAGGGCGGCGTGCTCGGCGGCGAAGTGAAGGACGTGCTGCTGCTCGACGTCACCCCGTTGTCGCTCGGCATCGAGACCCTCGGCGGCGTCATGACGGTGCTCATCCCGCGCAACACGACGATCCCGACCAAGAAGTCGGAGACGTTCTCCACGGCCGACGACAACCAGACGACGGTCGAGATCCACGTCCTCCAGGGCGAGCGGCAGATGGCGCAGGACAACCGCACCATCGGCAAGTTCCAGCTGACGGGGATCCCGCCCGCTCCGCGCGGCATGCCGCAGGTCGAGGTGACCTTCGACATCGATGCCAACGGCATCCTGCACGTCTCGGCCAAGGACAAGGCGAGCGGCAAGGAGCAGAAGATCCGGATCGAGGCGTCGAGCGGGCTGTCGGACGCCGACATCGACAAGATGGTCAAGCAGGCCGAGGCGAACGCCAAGGAAGACCAGGAGCGCCGCGACGCGATCGAGGCGCGCAACCAGCTGGACGGCCTGGTCTACAAGGTCGAGAAGGACTCGAAGGAGTGGGTCGACCGCCTGGCGGCCGACGTGAAGGAGCGGCTCGACAAGGCGGTCGAGGCGGGCAAGGAGGCCCTCCGGACCGGCGAGCCCGAGAAGATCAAGTCGGCGCTGGACGAGCTGAACGTCGCCTATTCGGCGGCGGGCGCCTCGCTCTACCAGAACGCCCCGTCCGGGGAGGCCGAAGCCCCGGCCGGTGGGGAATCCCAGGGCGGCGCGCCGAAGGACGACGCCGTCGAGGCCGACTACGAGATCGTGGACGACGCCCCCAAGGCGTGA